From one Gracilibacillus salinarum genomic stretch:
- the thiS gene encoding sulfur carrier protein ThiS: protein MKLVINGEAMQVNDKVTTVEQLIRSLQLEKKSLIVEHNQAILKKEHHANTLVSEGDRLEIVHFVGGG from the coding sequence TTGAAACTTGTCATTAATGGGGAAGCGATGCAGGTCAATGATAAGGTGACAACCGTAGAACAATTAATACGATCGTTGCAGTTAGAAAAGAAGTCACTAATAGTTGAACATAACCAAGCTATTTTGAAGAAAGAACATCACGCAAATACACTGGTCTCAGAAGGAGATCGTTTAGAAATTGTTCATTTTGTAGGAGGAGGCTAA
- the thiO gene encoding glycine oxidase ThiO: MLNRIVDEIVVGGGVIGASIAYELKKRGHSVLLLEASSIGSGASSAAAGMLGVQMEWQQSSPLFSFAKESCALYPSLAEELYELTGINVQYLKQGAMKLIEQEEQVGELQKCAVFQEEQGMRAEVRRPDQFLEKHVAKDFAAALYCPDEGQVSAPHVTKAFAKAAERSGVDIIEHTPVIDVLKENGKAVGVVTKRGERFYAKNVLVTSGFQTADLIPNLPRLTPVKGECLSVKTDEALFQTTLFTEGCYLVPKQGNRVIIGATTKPNETSSEVEAASVLGLLTKAARIVPEINRASLENVWSGVRPLTRDGYPYLGEVPEVPHLYIAAGHYRNGILLAPRTATYMADVLENKVASRSYRDTFKQNRVKGVRV, from the coding sequence ATGTTGAATAGAATAGTGGATGAAATTGTCGTAGGTGGCGGCGTTATTGGTGCTTCGATTGCTTATGAATTGAAAAAGAGGGGACATAGCGTATTATTGCTTGAAGCGAGTTCGATTGGGTCAGGAGCATCCAGTGCAGCTGCTGGAATGTTGGGTGTACAAATGGAATGGCAACAGTCTTCTCCCCTTTTTTCATTTGCGAAGGAGAGTTGTGCACTTTATCCGAGTCTGGCAGAGGAGCTGTACGAGCTAACCGGCATAAATGTACAGTATCTGAAACAAGGAGCAATGAAACTGATCGAACAGGAAGAACAAGTCGGAGAATTACAGAAATGTGCTGTGTTTCAAGAAGAGCAAGGAATGCGAGCAGAAGTACGTAGACCTGATCAATTCTTGGAAAAACATGTGGCAAAGGATTTTGCGGCGGCCTTGTATTGTCCGGATGAGGGGCAAGTATCTGCACCTCATGTAACGAAGGCCTTTGCAAAGGCAGCAGAACGATCTGGTGTAGACATCATTGAACATACCCCTGTTATCGATGTTTTAAAGGAAAACGGAAAGGCTGTTGGTGTTGTAACGAAACGAGGAGAACGTTTCTATGCGAAGAATGTTTTGGTAACGAGCGGTTTTCAAACGGCAGATTTGATTCCGAATCTGCCGAGATTGACACCAGTCAAAGGAGAATGCCTTTCTGTAAAAACAGATGAAGCCCTTTTTCAAACAACCTTATTTACAGAGGGATGTTACCTTGTGCCGAAACAAGGTAACCGAGTAATAATTGGTGCAACGACTAAACCGAATGAAACGAGCAGTGAGGTTGAAGCGGCCAGCGTGTTGGGATTGCTAACAAAGGCTGCAAGGATCGTACCGGAAATTAATCGAGCATCCTTGGAGAACGTCTGGTCAGGAGTTCGTCCTTTAACGAGAGACGGTTATCCATACCTAGGTGAAGTGCCAGAAGTACCTCATCTTTACATCGCTGCAGGTCACTATCGGAATGGCATATTGTTAGCACCTCGAACGGCAACGTATATGGCAGATGTACTGGAAAATAAGGTGGCCAGCAGAAGCTACCGGGATACCTTTAAGCAAAATAGAGTGAAGGGTGTGAGAGTTTGA
- a CDS encoding thiamine phosphate synthase yields MTTLHLVTNGKIAEKELTKIGRIAENIDFLHVREKQLQAKDLCVLIEKIIAAGLPAKKIIINDRADLANIYHCKGVQLAYHSAPVREVVQAFPDLQVGKSVHSLPEAVEAKRDGADFILFGHVYQTQSKPGLAPKGLSTLETIVCDVSVPVIAIGGIDVTNLKAVLAAGAKGIAVMSTIWDAAEPVQVSQQLRTVLDNWKEEHVE; encoded by the coding sequence ATGACAACGCTTCATTTAGTCACAAATGGAAAAATAGCAGAAAAAGAATTAACCAAGATTGGCAGAATTGCTGAGAATATCGATTTTTTACATGTGCGAGAGAAACAATTACAGGCAAAAGATCTTTGTGTGCTGATTGAGAAAATAATCGCAGCAGGCTTACCAGCTAAAAAAATTATTATTAATGATCGAGCAGACCTTGCCAATATCTATCATTGCAAAGGAGTGCAACTAGCCTATCACAGCGCTCCTGTCCGGGAAGTGGTGCAAGCTTTTCCGGATTTGCAGGTTGGTAAATCTGTTCATTCCTTACCGGAAGCTGTCGAAGCTAAGCGAGACGGGGCTGATTTTATCTTGTTTGGTCACGTCTATCAAACACAGTCAAAACCAGGATTAGCTCCCAAAGGTTTATCGACATTAGAAACGATCGTATGCGATGTCTCGGTGCCGGTTATTGCCATCGGTGGAATAGATGTAACCAATCTAAAAGCAGTTCTTGCTGCAGGAGCAAAGGGGATCGCAGTTATGTCCACAATTTGGGACGCTGCAGAACCAGTTCAAGTCTCACAACAATTGCGAACAGTGCTTGATAACTGGAAGGAGGAACATGTTGAATAG